A single window of Bacteroidota bacterium DNA harbors:
- a CDS encoding YifB family Mg chelatase-like AAA ATPase: MLVKTFGYAVHGITATKVIVEVNIQKGVNFFIVGLPDSAIKESQQRINAALKNNGLNMPVKHITINMAPADVRKEGSAYDLTIAMGILAASEQLKKDFLEDYAIMGELALDGEIRPIKGCLPIAIKAKQDGFKGIILPAQNAEEAAVVEGLEVYSADNLKQVIEFLNEGVGLERIHVNIKETFLNRLNDISFDFADVKGQENIKRALEIAAAGGHNVILIGPPGAGKTMLSKRMPSILPPLSLEEALETTKIHSVAGKTVKQAGLITQRPFRSPHHTISDVALVGGGNHPQPGEISLAHNGVLFLDELPEFKRTVLEVMRQPLEDRVVTISRAKFSVEYPASFMLVASMNPCPCGYYNHPEKECVCAPGVVQKYLTKISGPLLDRIDLHVEVTPVPFNELSKPQNSESSKNIRERVIKAREKQSERFAGLPGIYSNSQMHTKELKTYCSLSEAGNSLLKGAMEKLGLSARAYDRILKVGRTIADLDGAENIEPNHIAEAIQYRSLDRDGWAG; this comes from the coding sequence ATGCTGGTAAAAACGTTTGGGTATGCGGTGCATGGAATTACCGCTACCAAAGTAATTGTGGAAGTTAATATTCAGAAAGGAGTTAATTTTTTTATTGTAGGCTTACCGGATAGTGCCATAAAGGAAAGTCAACAGCGAATTAATGCGGCATTAAAGAACAACGGACTCAACATGCCGGTAAAACACATCACCATTAACATGGCGCCGGCCGATGTGCGTAAAGAAGGTTCGGCTTATGATTTAACCATTGCTATGGGAATTTTAGCCGCATCCGAACAATTGAAAAAAGATTTTTTAGAAGATTACGCCATCATGGGAGAATTGGCTTTAGATGGAGAAATACGCCCGATAAAAGGTTGTTTGCCCATTGCAATTAAAGCCAAACAAGATGGTTTTAAAGGGATCATTCTTCCTGCACAAAATGCAGAAGAAGCTGCCGTGGTAGAAGGGCTTGAAGTTTACAGCGCCGACAATTTGAAACAGGTCATCGAATTTTTAAATGAAGGAGTTGGACTGGAAAGAATACATGTAAACATTAAAGAAACTTTTTTAAATCGACTCAATGATATTTCATTTGATTTTGCAGATGTGAAAGGTCAGGAAAATATTAAACGGGCTCTTGAAATTGCGGCTGCAGGCGGACATAATGTGATTTTAATTGGTCCGCCAGGCGCCGGAAAAACAATGTTGAGTAAACGCATGCCTTCTATTTTACCACCATTGTCGTTGGAAGAAGCGTTAGAAACCACCAAAATACATAGTGTAGCAGGAAAAACGGTTAAACAAGCCGGATTAATCACACAACGACCGTTTAGAAGTCCGCACCACACTATTAGTGATGTAGCGCTTGTTGGAGGCGGCAATCATCCGCAACCCGGAGAGATTTCTTTAGCACATAATGGCGTTTTGTTTTTAGATGAGTTGCCCGAGTTTAAACGCACGGTGTTGGAGGTAATGCGACAACCGTTAGAAGACCGCGTTGTTACCATCAGTCGTGCTAAGTTCAGTGTGGAGTATCCCGCGAGTTTTATGCTGGTGGCGAGTATGAATCCTTGTCCCTGCGGTTATTATAATCACCCCGAAAAAGAATGCGTATGCGCGCCGGGAGTAGTACAAAAATATTTAACCAAAATTTCGGGTCCGTTATTAGATAGGATAGATTTGCATGTGGAGGTAACGCCCGTTCCGTTTAATGAATTAAGCAAGCCACAAAATTCAGAGTCGAGCAAAAACATCCGTGAGCGTGTTATAAAAGCGCGCGAAAAACAAAGCGAACGTTTTGCCGGCTTACCGGGCATTTACAGCAATTCACAAATGCATACGAAAGAATTAAAAACATATTGCAGTTTAAGCGAGGCAGGAAATTCACTTTTAAAAGGTGCTATGGAAAAATTAGGCCTTTCAGCAAGAGCATATGATAGAATATTAAAAGTTGGGCGTACTATTGCTGATTTGGATGGAGCTGAAAACATAGAGCCTAATCACATTGCTGAAGCTATTCAATACCGAAGTTTAGACAGAGACGGATGGGCGGGATAA
- a CDS encoding isoaspartyl peptidase/L-asparaginase, producing the protein MNYFLRVLVVLFSLNTLHLMSQNDKVVLAIHGGAGTILKKNMTPEKEKAYHEKLTEALKAGYAVLQKGGTSIDAVEAAIIVMEDSPLFNAGKGSVFNSDGKNEMDAAIMDGSNLKAGAVAGVHTIKNPIKAARAVMEKSEHVILIGDGAEKFAQEKKLEIVEPKYFYDEYRYQQYLKAKEQNKIEMDHTDSVKTKNKPDKHGTVGAVALDNFGNISAATSTGGMTNKKYGRVGDAPIIGAGTYANNNSCAVSCTGHGEYFIRAVVAHEISSLIEHKNLDVKEAAEKVILEKMVKMGGEGGAIVLDTNGNVALPFNTEGMYRGYITKDGKIYTGIYKGD; encoded by the coding sequence ATGAATTATTTTCTTCGTGTATTAGTTGTTTTATTCTCGTTAAATACATTACATCTCATGAGTCAAAATGATAAAGTTGTGTTAGCCATTCATGGTGGAGCGGGCACTATCTTAAAGAAAAACATGACACCTGAAAAAGAAAAAGCTTATCATGAAAAATTAACCGAAGCGCTTAAGGCAGGCTATGCCGTGTTACAAAAAGGAGGAACTAGCATCGACGCTGTGGAAGCTGCTATAATTGTAATGGAAGATTCGCCGCTCTTTAATGCGGGCAAAGGTTCTGTGTTTAACAGTGATGGTAAAAACGAAATGGATGCGGCGATTATGGATGGTAGTAATTTAAAAGCCGGAGCTGTGGCCGGAGTGCATACAATAAAAAATCCAATAAAAGCCGCGCGAGCAGTGATGGAAAAATCTGAGCACGTCATATTAATTGGTGATGGCGCCGAAAAATTCGCGCAAGAAAAAAAACTTGAAATTGTAGAGCCTAAATACTTTTATGATGAGTACCGCTATCAACAATATTTAAAGGCGAAAGAACAAAACAAAATTGAGATGGATCATACAGATTCTGTTAAAACTAAAAACAAACCTGATAAGCACGGAACTGTTGGTGCTGTTGCATTAGATAATTTTGGAAACATTTCAGCTGCAACCTCCACCGGAGGAATGACTAATAAAAAATACGGTCGCGTTGGCGATGCCCCCATTATTGGTGCCGGAACATATGCCAATAATAATTCCTGTGCCGTATCGTGTACAGGTCATGGAGAATATTTTATACGCGCGGTAGTGGCGCATGAAATTTCATCGCTTATTGAACACAAAAACCTCGATGTAAAAGAAGCTGCCGAAAAAGTAATATTGGAAAAAATGGTGAAAATGGGTGGAGAGGGCGGAGCCATTGTACTTGATACTAACGGAAATGTAGCCCTCCCATTTAATACCGAAGGCATGTATCGTGGTTACATCACGAAAGATGGAAAAATATATACCGGAATATACAAGGGGGATTAG
- a CDS encoding ATP-binding protein — MAFKLKAEDLAAVYPLIKDSLVQLKQKVYYNTNSNEAKFYFDIIDARIEANKMEHHKAIFVLENSLRFHAQGLQDSLTILNILSPAYIKLRNYNKAFEIQEIFERIKHRFPDDFKKNYSPKKSYIYMQLGMPAESTRELRKEFNDKSADLKKDTTVLGNFYNDMGVHFNRANKLDSAMHYFKKAKVLIDAKMRDDKNRTYFDFFSGLIEGNMASILAKQHNYADAIPPLKKDIYYSLKQGNLLSAANSYNLIAECYLELKKFDVARKYIDSCKPLITKIEELAPTLSNILVEAKYYKYTGNLAKASENYDKYIRFKDSIQKVDNESKLINQQISFDLYQKENLLVQKEKIIQQNNLLYEHEKTRRSYLLLSVVILAFVITFLIINNQMNKRRQGELFIKNKHIIQQKTAIENALKEKEFLIKEIHHRVKNNLQIISSMLSLQSDVIESKAAKEVLQESRLRINSMSLIHQMLYNKSNMTNISISEYLKALLMQIEKSYAVSTCRITTTLNCDNVAIDLDTAIPLGLIVNELVTNSFKHAFKNATEGTITVEFKQSDSQYTLVVQDNGSGFDVKNHNTGSLGMELIHMLAEQLNGTITFTNSNGTRAEINLKV, encoded by the coding sequence ATGGCTTTTAAATTAAAAGCTGAGGACCTGGCCGCTGTTTATCCATTAATCAAGGATAGTTTAGTACAGTTAAAACAAAAAGTTTATTATAATACCAACAGCAACGAAGCCAAATTTTACTTCGACATTATTGATGCTCGCATAGAAGCAAACAAAATGGAACATCACAAAGCCATTTTTGTTTTAGAGAATAGTTTGCGCTTTCACGCACAAGGATTACAGGACAGTTTAACGATTCTTAATATATTATCTCCTGCCTATATAAAGTTACGTAACTATAACAAAGCTTTTGAGATTCAGGAAATATTTGAGCGCATCAAACATCGTTTTCCTGATGATTTTAAAAAGAACTATTCGCCAAAGAAGAGCTATATCTACATGCAGCTAGGGATGCCGGCCGAATCAACACGCGAATTAAGAAAAGAGTTTAATGATAAGTCTGCTGATTTGAAAAAAGACACAACGGTACTCGGAAATTTCTATAACGATATGGGCGTTCATTTTAATAGAGCCAATAAATTAGACAGCGCCATGCACTATTTTAAAAAAGCTAAAGTTTTGATAGACGCAAAAATGCGTGATGATAAAAACCGCACTTACTTTGATTTCTTCAGCGGATTAATTGAAGGCAATATGGCCTCTATCCTGGCAAAGCAACATAATTATGCCGATGCAATTCCCCCTCTCAAAAAAGACATTTATTACAGTTTAAAACAAGGCAACCTCCTAAGCGCTGCCAATAGTTATAACCTCATTGCTGAATGTTACTTGGAACTTAAAAAGTTTGATGTTGCGCGAAAATACATAGACAGCTGTAAACCACTCATTACAAAAATTGAAGAATTAGCACCTACTCTTAGTAATATTTTAGTGGAAGCTAAATATTATAAGTATACCGGCAACCTGGCCAAGGCTTCCGAAAATTACGATAAATACATTCGTTTTAAAGATTCTATACAGAAGGTTGACAATGAAAGCAAATTAATCAATCAACAAATTTCTTTCGATCTATATCAAAAAGAAAATCTCTTGGTGCAAAAAGAAAAAATCATACAGCAAAATAATTTATTGTACGAACACGAAAAAACAAGAAGATCGTACTTATTATTAAGCGTAGTTATCCTCGCTTTCGTTATTACTTTTTTAATTATCAATAATCAGATGAATAAGCGTCGTCAGGGTGAATTATTCATTAAAAACAAACACATCATTCAGCAAAAAACAGCTATTGAAAACGCATTAAAAGAAAAAGAATTTTTAATTAAAGAGATTCATCACCGCGTTAAAAACAACCTACAAATTATTTCGAGCATGTTGAGTTTGCAGTCGGATGTGATAGAGAGTAAAGCTGCTAAAGAAGTTTTACAAGAAAGTCGTTTGCGTATTAATTCCATGTCGCTCATTCATCAAATGCTTTACAATAAGAGCAACATGACCAACATTAGCATTTCGGAGTACTTAAAAGCTTTGCTAATGCAAATCGAAAAATCGTATGCCGTAAGCACATGCCGAATTACCACTACCTTAAATTGTGACAACGTTGCCATCGATTTAGACACCGCTATTCCATTGGGATTAATTGTAAACGAATTAGTCACCAACTCTTTCAAACACGCTTTTAAAAACGCAACTGAAGGAACCATTACCGTTGAGTTTAAACAATCGGATTCTCAATACACATTAGTTGTACAAGACAATGGTTCGGGGTTTGATGTAAAAAACCACAACACAGGAAGTTTAGGCATGGAATTAATTCACATGCTTGCCGAACAGTTAAACGGCACCATTACGTTTACTAACAGCAATGGCACACGAGCTGAAATAAATTTAAAGGTTTAG
- a CDS encoding KUP/HAK/KT family potassium transporter, with protein sequence MGSNGNGHHDHQLNKITLGGLIVTLGIIYGDIGTSPLYVMKAIVGDKPINADVILGGMSLVFWTLTLQTTIKYVIFTLRADNKGEGGIFALYALIKRAKVKWLIFPAIIGGCCILGEGIITPPISVASAIEGLRLMPGLGHIPTIPIVIAIITGLFFIQQFGTKFIGKFFGPVMLVWFVMLGTLGVISMAGNLSVLKSLNPYYGINLLVEHPGGFWLLGAVFLCTTGAEALYSDMGHCGRKNIRISWIFVKLMLVLNYMGQTAWLISHEGKTLDGANPFYSLMPTWFLPFGIGIATIATVVASQALISGSFTLINEAMRLNFWPKLKIKYPTELKGQMYIPAINWFLYVGCVSIVLFFKESANMEAAYGLTIILGMIMSSRLLAFFMRLKKYPKLFLYSFIPVYIIVETAFLIANLEKFPKGGYITLIIALFLSGIMGVWYMAKLIRHRYTDLVKLDEYKKMLCELSRDNSLPRYATHLVYMTSAHKPDEIETKIIYSILQRRPKRADVYWFVHVDVMDEPYTMEYKVNHIAADDIIRVNFRLGFRVAPKINLMFRKVVEDLVRNKEVDITSRYDSLQKNNISGDFKFVVIEKYLSYDNDLPFTEKVILEIYDVLKNLSLSEARAFGLDSSSVKVEKFPMVFKTPSFLNLKRIES encoded by the coding sequence ATGGGAAGCAACGGCAACGGTCATCACGACCATCAATTAAACAAAATTACTCTTGGCGGCTTAATTGTTACCCTGGGAATTATTTATGGTGATATCGGAACTTCGCCACTCTATGTAATGAAAGCAATTGTTGGCGATAAGCCAATTAATGCGGATGTTATTTTGGGTGGAATGTCGCTGGTGTTTTGGACACTTACCTTACAAACTACTATTAAGTATGTCATTTTTACTTTAAGAGCAGACAATAAGGGGGAGGGTGGAATTTTTGCTTTATATGCTTTAATAAAGAGAGCAAAGGTGAAATGGCTGATTTTTCCGGCCATAATTGGAGGTTGTTGTATTTTGGGAGAGGGAATTATTACACCACCCATTTCGGTGGCCTCTGCCATTGAAGGTTTGCGTTTAATGCCGGGCTTGGGGCACATTCCAACCATTCCAATTGTTATTGCAATTATTACAGGATTATTCTTTATTCAGCAATTTGGCACAAAGTTTATTGGTAAATTTTTCGGACCGGTGATGTTGGTATGGTTTGTTATGTTGGGGACTTTAGGTGTCATCTCGATGGCAGGTAATTTATCGGTATTAAAATCACTCAACCCTTATTACGGAATTAATTTGTTAGTGGAACATCCGGGAGGATTTTGGCTTTTAGGTGCTGTGTTTTTATGTACAACTGGAGCTGAAGCTTTGTACTCTGATATGGGACATTGCGGCAGAAAAAACATTCGCATCAGCTGGATATTCGTAAAATTAATGCTCGTGTTAAATTACATGGGTCAAACAGCCTGGTTAATCTCGCATGAAGGAAAAACTTTAGACGGCGCGAATCCGTTTTATTCATTGATGCCAACCTGGTTTTTACCTTTTGGTATCGGCATCGCCACAATTGCAACTGTTGTAGCATCACAAGCGTTAATTAGCGGATCGTTTACTCTAATCAACGAGGCTATGCGCTTGAATTTTTGGCCTAAATTAAAGATTAAATATCCTACTGAGTTAAAGGGACAAATGTATATTCCGGCCATTAATTGGTTTTTATACGTAGGCTGTGTAAGTATTGTTTTGTTTTTTAAAGAGTCTGCGAACATGGAGGCCGCTTACGGACTCACCATTATTTTAGGAATGATAATGTCGTCGCGATTGCTGGCGTTCTTTATGCGACTTAAAAAATATCCTAAACTATTTTTGTATTCGTTTATTCCGGTTTACATAATTGTGGAAACCGCGTTTTTAATCGCCAACCTTGAGAAATTTCCAAAAGGCGGTTACATTACTTTAATTATTGCCTTATTCTTATCAGGAATAATGGGTGTATGGTACATGGCTAAATTAATTCGTCATCGTTATACCGATCTTGTAAAGTTAGATGAATACAAAAAAATGCTGTGTGAGTTAAGTCGCGATAATTCTTTACCTCGTTATGCTACTCACCTTGTTTATATGACAAGCGCACATAAACCGGATGAGATTGAAACAAAAATTATTTATTCCATTTTGCAACGTCGCCCTAAGAGAGCAGATGTGTATTGGTTTGTGCATGTAGATGTAATGGATGAACCTTACACCATGGAATATAAAGTAAATCATATTGCCGCGGATGACATTATCAGAGTAAATTTCCGTTTAGGATTCCGTGTTGCGCCAAAAATCAATTTAATGTTCCGTAAGGTAGTTGAGGATTTGGTGCGCAATAAGGAAGTGGATATTACCAGCCGTTACGACTCATTGCAAAAGAACAATATTAGTGGCGACTTTAAGTTTGTGGTAATTGAAAAATATTTGAGCTATGATAACGATTTGCCGTTTACAGAAAAGGTTATCCTGGAAATTTATGATGTCCTCAAAAACTTAAGCTTAAGCGAGGCGCGCGCTTTTGGACTGGACAGTAGTTCTGTAAAAGTGGAGAAATTCCCAATGGTATTTAAGACACCTAGCTTCTTAAATCTTAAACGAATAGAAAGCTAA
- a CDS encoding gliding motility-associated C-terminal domain-containing protein, producing the protein MLRRLAYLFFIVFGISISLNATHNRAGEITYKWLFGYTYEITLVTYTDDGPSIADRCKLTIHFGDGDSIQAIRINGANDPSNDCPGSKLGEIISPGFKKNIYKATHTYNGPGTFTISMFDRNRNSGVINVPNSVHQPFYLETVLVISNFMGANNSPVLTLAPLDKACLNKCYLHNPGAYDPDGDSLSYELVTCKGEDPFTSQIGVTIPGYTFPDPGSGGTFNIHPFNGTLTWCTPQLNGEYNVAFIIKEWRKNLDGKRVLVGYVMRDMQIIVSPCSNTAPQIASVNDTCVVAGTLITKIFTATDGNSTDIITMSANGGPFASALPIATFASAPASGTVFGTFNWQTSCAQVRNSPYQVTIKAIDNDPQIQLVDFKTYNITVIGPPPKNLSATPLGSSIKLIWEKSNCSSVGVGNTVIYYNVYRKNDCNPWSPAPCETGVPPSSGYTYIGRTTGINDTTFIDNNGGAGLSHGVNYNYIVAARYADGAMSYASNQVCAQLKKDVPIIVNVDIQTTGTTNGQAFVRWIRPVTNASNLDTTIVPGPYEFRVYYKQGLSGTFTQVYSVTKPYFAALNQLSDTTFTHTNINTVSDLVIYKVDFYANSTFVGSTQTASSVFLSVVPADRKVTLSWKHYVPWGNYKYYIFRKAPSQTVFNLIDSTTALSYKDTGDVVNRATYCYKVLAKGEYSDPSIFKPLLNNSQEVCATPVDLTLPCSPTLSITSDCQTGFVQLVWNNPNHSCSDDVIKYKLYYKPTEEDDLVLVDSILNIQDTSFFYDGLTSIAGCYVVTAIDSSGNESLKAEATCIDNCPEFELPNVVTFNGDGVNDFYKAIRVKHIKDIELYIYNRWGQLIYETKDPYFNWDGKVLQTKMLASDGTYFYTCVVNELRVKPTKPRFLKGYIQVFKE; encoded by the coding sequence ATGTTGAGAAGGCTGGCATATCTTTTTTTTATTGTTTTTGGAATTTCTATTTCCTTAAACGCCACGCATAACCGTGCCGGCGAAATAACCTATAAATGGTTGTTTGGTTATACCTACGAAATTACGCTTGTAACTTATACGGATGACGGACCAAGCATTGCCGATCGTTGTAAACTTACTATTCATTTTGGAGATGGTGACAGCATACAAGCCATACGTATCAATGGAGCTAATGACCCGAGTAATGACTGTCCGGGATCAAAGCTTGGAGAAATCATTTCTCCGGGCTTCAAGAAAAACATTTACAAAGCTACCCACACCTATAACGGACCCGGAACTTTCACCATTTCCATGTTCGATCGAAACCGTAACAGCGGCGTAATTAATGTTCCTAATTCAGTTCATCAGCCTTTTTATCTCGAAACGGTATTAGTCATTAGTAATTTCATGGGGGCCAATAACTCGCCTGTATTAACACTGGCACCGCTTGATAAAGCCTGTTTAAATAAATGTTATTTACACAATCCCGGCGCCTACGATCCTGATGGTGATAGTTTGTCCTACGAATTAGTAACCTGTAAAGGTGAAGATCCTTTTACTTCGCAAATTGGTGTTACTATTCCTGGATATACGTTTCCTGATCCGGGAAGCGGTGGCACCTTTAATATTCACCCTTTCAACGGAACATTAACCTGGTGTACACCTCAACTTAACGGCGAATACAATGTAGCCTTTATTATTAAAGAGTGGCGTAAGAATTTAGACGGAAAACGTGTGTTGGTTGGATATGTTATGCGCGATATGCAAATCATTGTTTCCCCTTGTTCTAACACTGCGCCACAAATTGCGAGTGTAAATGATACGTGTGTTGTGGCCGGAACTCTCATAACAAAAATTTTTACTGCCACTGATGGCAATAGTACAGATATCATTACCATGTCGGCGAATGGCGGACCTTTTGCCTCGGCGCTACCTATTGCTACCTTTGCTTCGGCCCCTGCAAGCGGAACAGTATTCGGAACCTTTAATTGGCAAACTTCCTGCGCGCAAGTTCGTAACTCGCCGTATCAGGTTACTATTAAAGCCATCGATAATGATCCGCAGATTCAGCTGGTTGATTTTAAAACTTATAACATAACGGTGATCGGCCCTCCTCCGAAAAATTTATCGGCAACACCTTTAGGAAGTTCAATTAAATTAATTTGGGAGAAGAGTAACTGCAGCAGCGTAGGTGTTGGTAATACTGTTATCTATTATAATGTCTACCGCAAAAACGATTGTAACCCTTGGTCGCCGGCACCTTGCGAAACAGGTGTTCCGCCAAGTTCAGGCTATACCTACATTGGTCGTACCACCGGCATTAATGATACTACGTTTATTGATAACAATGGTGGGGCTGGATTATCACATGGTGTAAATTACAATTACATTGTGGCTGCCCGTTATGCGGATGGCGCCATGAGTTATGCAAGCAATCAAGTGTGCGCACAATTAAAGAAAGATGTGCCTATTATTGTTAACGTTGACATTCAAACTACCGGTACTACAAACGGTCAGGCTTTCGTTCGTTGGATTCGTCCCGTTACCAATGCCTCTAATCTCGACACAACTATTGTTCCCGGCCCTTATGAATTCCGCGTGTATTATAAACAAGGCTTAAGCGGAACGTTTACGCAAGTCTATTCTGTAACCAAACCTTATTTCGCTGCTTTAAATCAATTAAGCGACACCACGTTTACGCATACGAATATAAATACGGTGAGTGATTTGGTGATTTATAAAGTTGATTTTTATGCTAACTCAACTTTTGTTGGTTCAACACAAACCGCCAGCTCTGTTTTTTTAAGTGTAGTGCCTGCCGACCGTAAGGTTACGTTAAGCTGGAAGCATTATGTGCCTTGGGGTAATTATAAATATTACATTTTCCGAAAAGCACCGTCGCAAACCGTATTTAACTTAATTGATAGTACAACAGCGCTTAGCTATAAAGATACCGGCGACGTAGTGAACCGCGCTACTTATTGTTACAAAGTTTTAGCAAAGGGTGAATATAGCGATCCAAGTATTTTCAAACCATTATTAAATAATTCACAGGAAGTGTGTGCTACACCGGTTGATTTGACTTTACCTTGCTCACCTACTCTTTCCATTACCTCCGATTGTCAAACCGGTTTTGTACAATTGGTGTGGAACAACCCTAATCACAGTTGTTCGGATGATGTAATTAAATATAAATTATATTACAAACCAACCGAAGAAGATGATTTGGTTTTAGTGGATTCCATTCTTAATATTCAAGACACTTCCTTCTTCTACGATGGCTTAACTTCCATTGCAGGATGTTATGTGGTAACCGCGATAGATTCATCAGGCAACGAAAGCTTAAAAGCGGAAGCTACTTGTATTGATAATTGTCCGGAGTTTGAATTACCAAACGTTGTTACATTTAACGGGGATGGCGTGAATGATTTTTATAAAGCCATCCGCGTGAAGCACATTAAAGACATTGAATTATATATTTACAATCGTTGGGGACAATTAATTTACGAAACAAAAGATCCTTACTTTAATTGGGATGGAAAAGTACTTCAAACGAAAATGCTAGCCAGTGATGGTACTTATTTCTATACTTGCGTGGTGAATGAGTTGCGTGTTAAACCAACCAAGCCGCGATTCTTAAAAGGATATATTCAGGTGTTTAAGGAGTAG
- the lysS gene encoding lysine--tRNA ligase: protein MIQELSEQELLRREKLKEIRNLGIEPYPAEEFAINVNAADIKENYERDKLNYKDISLAGRIMSVRDMGKAAFAVLQDATGRIQVYIKRDEVCPGEDKTLYDVLWKKLLDIGDIIGVKGYVFTTKTGEISIHVSEFKLLSKALKPLPIVKTDADGNSFDEVTDPEFRYRQRYVDLIINPKVKHTFELRTKLINTIRNFLNEGGALEVDTPVLQTIPGGAIARPFVTHHNALDIPLFLRIANELYLKRLIVGGFDWVYEFSRNFRNEGMDRTHNPEFTILEFYVAYRDYFWMMNTTEKLLEKIALDLHGTTDVQVGDKTISFAAPFKRISIYDAIKEHTGIDVSKMEEAELRATCKQLKLDIDDSMGKAKLIDTIFGEKCEGNFIQPTFIIDYPVEMSPLTKKHRSQPGLVERFELMINGKEIANAYSELNDPIDQRERFEEQVKLMERGDDEAMYIDDDFLRALEYAMPPTAGIGIGIDRLCMLMTNQPSIQDVLLFPTMRPEKKEQAATEEATK from the coding sequence ATGATTCAGGAATTAAGCGAACAGGAATTATTAAGAAGAGAAAAACTGAAAGAAATCAGGAACCTTGGCATTGAGCCATATCCTGCCGAAGAGTTTGCCATTAACGTAAACGCTGCTGATATTAAGGAAAATTACGAGCGTGATAAATTAAATTATAAGGATATTTCGTTAGCCGGCCGCATCATGAGTGTGCGCGACATGGGTAAAGCTGCGTTTGCTGTTTTACAAGATGCAACAGGACGTATTCAAGTATACATTAAGCGTGATGAGGTTTGTCCGGGCGAGGATAAAACATTATATGATGTTCTTTGGAAAAAATTGCTCGACATTGGTGATATAATTGGTGTAAAGGGTTACGTGTTCACAACAAAAACCGGTGAAATTTCCATTCACGTTTCTGAATTCAAATTGCTCAGTAAAGCATTGAAGCCATTGCCGATTGTAAAGACGGATGCAGATGGAAATTCATTTGATGAAGTGACAGACCCTGAGTTTCGTTACCGTCAGCGTTATGTGGATTTAATTATCAATCCAAAAGTGAAACACACATTTGAGCTTCGTACAAAATTAATAAACACTATCCGCAACTTTTTAAATGAAGGCGGTGCGTTGGAAGTAGATACACCGGTATTGCAAACGATTCCGGGTGGAGCAATAGCCCGACCGTTTGTTACGCATCATAACGCATTAGATATTCCATTATTCCTTCGTATTGCGAACGAACTTTATTTAAAACGTTTAATTGTTGGTGGTTTTGATTGGGTGTATGAGTTCAGTCGTAATTTCCGTAACGAGGGGATGGACCGCACACATAATCCTGAATTTACCATTCTTGAATTTTATGTGGCCTACCGCGATTATTTCTGGATGATGAATACAACAGAGAAATTGCTTGAGAAAATTGCTTTAGACTTACACGGAACTACCGATGTTCAGGTGGGAGATAAAACCATCAGCTTTGCGGCGCCATTCAAACGTATTTCTATTTACGACGCGATTAAGGAACACACCGGAATTGATGTGAGTAAAATGGAAGAAGCGGAACTCCGCGCTACCTGCAAGCAGTTAAAGTTGGACATTGATGACAGTATGGGCAAGGCAAAACTGATTGATACAATTTTTGGAGAGAAATGCGAAGGTAATTTTATTCAACCAACTTTTATTATTGATTATCCGGTAGAGATGAGTCCGCTTACAAAGAAGCATCGCAGTCAGCCGGGATTGGTTGAGCGTTTCGAATTGATGATAAACGGTAAGGAAATTGCGAACGCATATTCCGAACTTAACGACCCGATAGATCAACGCGAGCGTTTTGAGGAGCAAGTGAAATTGATGGAGCGTGGTGATGATGAAGCGATGTATATCGATGATGACTTTTTACGCGCATTGGAATATGCTATGCCTCCAACCGCGGGAATTGGAATCGGAATTGACAGATTGTGTATGTTGATGACCAATCAACCATCTATTCAAGATGTGTTGTTGTTCCCAACCATGCGCCCTGAAAAGAAAGAACAAGCAGCCACTGAAGAGGCTACAAAATAA